The following proteins are co-located in the Spirosoma montaniterrae genome:
- a CDS encoding exodeoxyribonuclease III, with amino-acid sequence MQLISYNINGIRAAMRNGLIDWLAQHDFDILCFQEVKATADVVDLALFEQLGYQYHWHAAEKKGYSGVATFSKIPPTNVVVGCGLPVYDCEGRILRTDFEDITLLNCYFPSGTSGETRQSVKMEFLRDFFDYVQNLRRERPNLIVVGDYNIAHTERDIHDPVRNKNTTGFLPEERAWMDDWFGNGMVDAFRYANPDKVAYSWWSYRAGARANNKGWRIDYASVSEPLRPRIRDCQLLPDAVHADHCPVQLSLNQD; translated from the coding sequence ATGCAACTCATTTCTTACAACATCAACGGCATTCGGGCAGCCATGCGCAACGGCCTGATTGACTGGCTTGCCCAACACGATTTCGATATTCTTTGCTTTCAGGAAGTAAAAGCCACTGCCGATGTTGTTGATCTGGCCCTGTTCGAGCAGCTTGGCTATCAGTACCACTGGCACGCTGCCGAGAAGAAAGGCTATTCGGGTGTGGCAACGTTTTCTAAAATCCCGCCGACGAATGTGGTGGTTGGCTGCGGCTTACCTGTCTACGATTGTGAGGGCCGGATTTTACGTACTGATTTCGAGGATATTACGCTCTTGAACTGCTATTTTCCGTCGGGTACGTCGGGCGAGACCCGGCAGAGCGTAAAGATGGAATTTCTGCGCGATTTTTTCGACTACGTGCAAAACCTGCGCCGGGAACGGCCCAATCTGATTGTGGTGGGCGATTATAACATTGCCCATACCGAGCGTGACATCCACGACCCGGTGCGGAACAAAAATACGACCGGCTTCCTGCCCGAAGAACGCGCCTGGATGGACGACTGGTTCGGCAACGGCATGGTCGATGCGTTCCGGTACGCCAATCCCGACAAAGTGGCCTATAGCTGGTGGAGTTACCGCGCTGGTGCCCGCGCCAACAACAAAGGGTGGCGCATCGACTACGCATCGGTCAGCGAACCGCTCCGCCCCCGTATCCGCGACTGTCAACTGCTGCCCGATGCCGTCCACGCCGACCATTGCCCGGTGCAACTATCGTTGAACCAAGATTAG
- a CDS encoding pseudouridine synthase, translated as MANPGSDYFLVYKPYLTLSQFSREGNKPTLADLPFVFPPDVYPVGRLDADSEGLLLLTNDKQLNHRLLNPKFRHNRTYYVQVDGALTDEACRQLSEGVTISVDGKPYQTLPATARTIAAPDLPERNPPIRYRANIPTSWLSISLHEGKNRQVRRMTAAVGFPTLRLVRWSIENLTAEGMQPGDVRQLSRAEVMRGLTLA; from the coding sequence ATGGCTAATCCTGGTTCAGATTATTTCCTCGTTTACAAACCCTACCTCACTCTCTCGCAGTTTTCGCGTGAGGGGAATAAGCCGACGCTGGCTGATTTGCCATTTGTGTTTCCGCCCGATGTATATCCGGTTGGTCGGCTCGATGCCGACAGCGAGGGGCTGTTGCTCTTGACCAACGATAAGCAACTGAACCACAGACTATTGAATCCTAAATTTCGGCATAACCGAACCTACTACGTACAGGTCGATGGGGCGTTGACCGACGAAGCATGTCGGCAACTTTCCGAAGGCGTCACCATTTCGGTCGATGGCAAGCCGTATCAGACGCTACCCGCAACGGCCCGCACCATAGCCGCACCCGATCTGCCCGAACGAAACCCGCCCATTCGGTATCGGGCCAACATTCCAACATCGTGGCTATCCATTAGCCTGCACGAAGGCAAAAACCGGCAGGTACGCCGAATGACAGCCGCCGTTGGTTTCCCGACGCTACGGCTCGTGCGCTGGTCCATCGAGAACCTTACCGCCGAAGGTATGCAGCCCGGCGACGTGCGCCAACTGAGCCGTGCCGAGGTGATGCGGGGGTTGACATTAGCGTAG